The nucleotide sequence GTGGCCACCGCGGCGCGCATCGACGCGCTGCTGGCCCGCGGCACCATGCCGAGTCCCGAGGGACGGATGCCGGTTCCGTGGCCGGTCTTCTGACGAATTAGGCTGAGCAGCATCATGCGAGCCTGGTCTGCCCCCGACGTGCCCGCCCTTCCCGGCCGTGGCCTGCCCGTCAGTCTCCACGACACCGCGACGGGGTCGGCCCGGCCGGTGCGGCCGGAACACGTCGCCACCATGTACGTCTGCGGCATCACGCCGTACGACGCCACCCACCTGGGGCACGCCGCCACGTACGTCGCGTTCGACCTGCTCAACCGGGCCTGGCGCGACGCCGGCCACGACGTCCGCTACGTCCAGAACATCACCGACGTCGACGACCCGCTGCTGGAGCGGGCCACCGAGACGGGGCAGGACTGGCGCGAGCTGGCCGACGCCGAGACCCGGCTGTACACCGAGGACATGGCCTGGCTGCGGGTGCTGCCGCCGTCGTCGTACGTCGGCGCCGTCGAGGCGATCCCGCTGATCACCCGCATGATCCAGCGCATGGAGCCGTCGGTGTACGAGCTGGACGGCGACCTCTACTTCTCCGTGCGCACCGACCCCGCGTTCGGCTCGGTGTCGCGGCTGCCCGAGCCGGCGATGCGCGACCTGTTCGCCGAGCGCGGCGGCGACCCCGACCGGCCCGGCAAGAAGGACCCGCTCGACCCGCTGGTGTGGCTGAAGGCGCGGCCGGGGGAGCCGTCGTGGGACAGCCCGTTCGGCCCCGGCCGCCCCGGCTGGCACGTCGAGTGCGCGGCCATCGCCATGGAGTACCTCGGCGTCCCGTTCGACGTCCAGGGCGGCGGCAGCGACCTCGTGTTCCCGCACCACGAGATGTCCGCCTCGCACGCCCACGTCGTCGCCGGCGCGTTCGCGTCGCTGTACGCGCACGCCGGCATGGTCGGCCTCGACGGCGAGAAGATGTCGAAATCGCTGGGCAACCTGGTCTTCGTCTCCGGCCTGCGCGCCGACGGCGTCGAGCCGGTCGCCGTCCGGCTGGCGCTGCTGGCAACCCACTATCGCGCCGACCGCGAATGGTCGCCGGCGGTGCTGGAGGAGGCGACGCTGCGGCTGGCCCGCTGGCGGACGGCGCTCGCGGCGGGTGCCGGCGCACCCGCCGAGCCGGTACTCGCCGAGGTCCGCGACCGCCTCGCCGACGACCTCGACTCGCCCGGTGCGCTGGCCGCCGTCGACCGCTGGGCGGCGACGCCCGGCACCGACCCGGGCGCGCCGGCCCTGGTCGCCGCCACCGCCGACGCCCTGCTCGGGCTCGCTCTCTGAACTCGCCCGTGCTGATCCGCCCGGTCCGCGCCGCCGACGCCGAGGCCGTCGCGGAACTGCTCGACCAGCTCGGCTACCCGCAAGACGGCAGCGCGGCGACGGCGGCCCGCCTGCGGGCCTGGACCCGCGACCCGGCGAGTGCGGCCTACGTCGCCGACGACGGCGGCGACGTGCTCGGCGTCGTCGCGGTGCACATCAGCTCGTTCTTCGAGCGCGACGGCGCATGGGCCCGCATCGTCGCCCTGGTCGTGGCCGATCGCGCCCGCGGGCGCGGCGTGGGCTCGCAGCTGGTGGCCGAGGCGGAGTCGTTCGCCGCCGACCACGGCTGCGCCCGCATGGAGGTCACCAGCTCCGACCGCCGCCACGAGGCGCACGCCTTCTACCGCGGCCGCGGCTACGCCGACCAGGCCGGGACGTCGTCGCGCTTCCTCCGCGACCTGCCCTAAACCGCGCCGGTCAGGTGTCGCGGCGGCGGAGGTAGCGCTCGAACTCGCGGGCGATGTGCTCGCCGGAGGCCTCGGGGAGGTCGACGGTGTCGCGGGCCTCTTCGAGGCGGCGGACGTACTCGGCGACGTCGGAGTCTTCCTCGGCGAGCTCGTCGACGCCGTGCTGCCAGGCCTCGGCCTGTTCGGCGAGGTCGCCCATCGGGACCGGCAGGCCGAGGAGGTCCTCGACCCGCTGCAGCAGCACCAGCGTGGCCTTGGGGCACGGGGACTGGGCGACGTAGTGGGGCACGGCCGCCCAGAGCGACACGGCGTCGAGGCCGGCGCGGGTGGCGCCGTCCTGGAACACGCCGACGATGCCGGTGGGGCCCTCGTAGCGGGACTGCTCGAGCCCGAGCGTCTCGGCCTGGTCGGGGTCGCTGGTGGTGACGGTGACGGGGACCGGCCGGGTGTGCGGCACGTCGGCCAGCAGCGCGCCGAGCGTAACGACCTGCTCGCAGCCGAGGTCGGTGGCGACGGACAGCAGCTCGGCGCAGAACGCCCGCCACCGCATGTTCGGCTCGATGCCGCGCAGCAGCACGATGTCGCGTCCGTGCTCCTCGATGCTCACCACGGACAGCCGGGTGGTGGGCCACTCGATGCTGCGCTTGCCGTCGTCGTCGACGCTGACCAGCGGGCGGTTGACCTGGAAGTCGTAGTACTCGTCGGGGTCGAGCGCGGCCACGGCGCCGGCGTTCCAGACGCGCTCCAGGTGCTCGATACCAGCCGTCGCGGCTTCTCCGGCGTCGTTCCACCCCTCGAATGCGGCGATCAGGACAGGATTGCGTAGTTGCCGCGCTCCGTCGTTCTCCATCGCGCTCGTCTCCCTGCCTGGAAGGGTCGCCTCTTCATCGGGGACTGACGTCAGACCTTGCGGCCGGCTGCCAACAACACTGTCGTCCTCCCGACCAACCCTACGGCTCTCGCGCGCGAAAGGCGCGTCGAGGCCCATCCCAATATCAGAGACGATTCGTCCGTATGGCGGACGTTTCCTTGTGAACAGGCGGGACGGCTCTACTCTGGCGTGATGCGGGGGAGCCTGAGGGAAGCCATGTCCCGGCGCGTCGTGGTGGCCGACGGCGCGATGGGAACCATGTTGCAGGCGGCCGACCTGACCCTCGACGACTTCGAGGGCCACGAGGGCTGCAACGAGATCCTCAACGTCACCCGGCCCGACGTCGTCCGGCACATCCACGACGCCTATTTCCAGGTCGGCGTCGACGCGGTCGAGACGAACACCTTCGGCGCCAACTGGGCGAACCTGGGGGAGTACGGCATCTCCGGGCGCATCCGCGAGTTGGCCGAGGCCGGCGCCCGGCTGGCCCGCGAGGTCGCCGACGACTGGTCGACCGGCGACCGGCCGCGCTGGGTCCTCGGCAGCGTCGGGCCGGGCACCAAGCTGCCGTCGCTCGGGCACGTCGACTTCGCCACCCTCCGCGACGCCTACCGCACCCAGGTCGAGGGCATGCTGGCCGGCGGCGTCGACGCCGTCCTCGTCGAGACCGCGCAGGACCTGCTGCAGGCCAAGGCCGCGATCATCGGGGCGCGACGGGCCATGACGGCGGCCGGCGCCGAGGACGTCGCGCTGATGGTCAACGTCACCGTCGAGACCACCGGCACCATGCTGCTCGGCTCGGAGATCGGGGCCGCCCTGACGGCGCTCGCCCCACTCGGCGTCGACCACATCGGCCTCAACTGCGCCACCGGGCCGGCCGAGATGAGCGAGCACCTGCGCCACCTCGCGCGGTACGCGCACACCGGCCTGGCCTGCATGCCCAACGCCGGTCTGCCAGAGTTGACGTCCGACGGCGCGCACTACCCGCTGACGCCGCAGCAGCTGGCCGACGCGCACGACCTGTTCACCGCCGAGTACGGCCTCGCGCTGGTCGGCGGCTGTTGCGGCACGACGCCTGAACATCTGCGCCAGGTGGTCGAGCGGGTCGGCGGCCGCGAGCTGACCCCGCGCCGCCCGCAGGACGAGCCCGGCGCCGCCAGCCTGTACCAGCACGTCCCGTTCCGCCAGGACACCTCGTACCTGGCCATCGGCGAACGCACCAACGCCAACGGCTCCAAGGCGTTCCGCGAGGCGATGCTCGAGGGCCGGCTCGACGACTGCGTCGAGATCGCCCGTGCCCAGACCCGCGACGGTTCGCACCTGCTCGACCTGTGCGTCGACTACGTCGGCCGCGACGGGACGGCGGACATGCGCGAGCTGGCCGCCCGGTTGGCCACCGCCAGCACGCTGCCGCTGGTGCTCGACTCCACCGAGCCGGCCGTCATCGAGGCCGGCCTCGAGTGCCTGGGCGGGCGCAGCGTCGTCAACTCCGTCAACTACGAGGACGGCGACGGCCCCCGCTCGCGCATCCGCACGGTGATGCCGATCATCCAGGAGCACGGCGCGGCCGTCGTCGCGCTCACCATCGACGAGGAGGGCCAGGCCCGGACGGCGGAGTGGAAGCTGCGCGTCGCCGAGCGGCTGATCGGCCAGCTCACCGGCGAGTGGGGCATACGCATCGGTGACATCGTCGTCGACACGCTGACCTTCCCGATCGCGACCGGCCAGGAGGAGACCCGCCGCGACGGTATCGAGACCATCGAGGCGATCCGCGAGCTCAAGCGCCGCTACCCGCAGGTGCAGACGACGCTCGGCGTCTCGAACGTCTCGTTCGGCCTCAACCCGGCCGCGCGCGCCGTCCTGAACTCCGTCTTCCTCGCCGAGTGCGTCGCCGCCGGCCTCGACTCCGCCATCGTCCACTCCGCGCGCATCCTGCCGGTGTCGCGGATCCCGGAGGAGCAGCGCCAGGTCGCGCTGGACCTCGTCTACGACCGCCGCACGCCCGGCTACGACCCGCTCACCCGGTTCCTGGAGCTGTTCGAGGGCGTGACGTCGACGACGGAGGACCGTGCCGCCGCGTTGCTCGGCCTGCCGTTGTTCGAGCGGCTGGAGCAGCGCATCGTCGACGGCGAGCGCAAGGGCCTGGAGGCCGACCTCGACGAGGCGCTGGAGCAGAAGCCGGCGCTCGCCATCGTCAACGACACGCTGCTGAACGGCATGCGCACCGTCGGCGAGCTGTTCGGCAGAGGGCAGATG is from Jiangella alkaliphila and encodes:
- the mshC gene encoding cysteine--1-D-myo-inosityl 2-amino-2-deoxy-alpha-D-glucopyranoside ligase, which codes for MRAWSAPDVPALPGRGLPVSLHDTATGSARPVRPEHVATMYVCGITPYDATHLGHAATYVAFDLLNRAWRDAGHDVRYVQNITDVDDPLLERATETGQDWRELADAETRLYTEDMAWLRVLPPSSYVGAVEAIPLITRMIQRMEPSVYELDGDLYFSVRTDPAFGSVSRLPEPAMRDLFAERGGDPDRPGKKDPLDPLVWLKARPGEPSWDSPFGPGRPGWHVECAAIAMEYLGVPFDVQGGGSDLVFPHHEMSASHAHVVAGAFASLYAHAGMVGLDGEKMSKSLGNLVFVSGLRADGVEPVAVRLALLATHYRADREWSPAVLEEATLRLARWRTALAAGAGAPAEPVLAEVRDRLADDLDSPGALAAVDRWAATPGTDPGAPALVAATADALLGLAL
- a CDS encoding GNAT family N-acetyltransferase; amino-acid sequence: MLIRPVRAADAEAVAELLDQLGYPQDGSAATAARLRAWTRDPASAAYVADDGGDVLGVVAVHISSFFERDGAWARIVALVVADRARGRGVGSQLVAEAESFAADHGCARMEVTSSDRRHEAHAFYRGRGYADQAGTSSRFLRDLP
- a CDS encoding PAC2 family protein, with protein sequence MENDGARQLRNPVLIAAFEGWNDAGEAATAGIEHLERVWNAGAVAALDPDEYYDFQVNRPLVSVDDDGKRSIEWPTTRLSVVSIEEHGRDIVLLRGIEPNMRWRAFCAELLSVATDLGCEQVVTLGALLADVPHTRPVPVTVTTSDPDQAETLGLEQSRYEGPTGIVGVFQDGATRAGLDAVSLWAAVPHYVAQSPCPKATLVLLQRVEDLLGLPVPMGDLAEQAEAWQHGVDELAEEDSDVAEYVRRLEEARDTVDLPEASGEHIAREFERYLRRRDT
- the metH gene encoding methionine synthase; this encodes MSRRVVVADGAMGTMLQAADLTLDDFEGHEGCNEILNVTRPDVVRHIHDAYFQVGVDAVETNTFGANWANLGEYGISGRIRELAEAGARLAREVADDWSTGDRPRWVLGSVGPGTKLPSLGHVDFATLRDAYRTQVEGMLAGGVDAVLVETAQDLLQAKAAIIGARRAMTAAGAEDVALMVNVTVETTGTMLLGSEIGAALTALAPLGVDHIGLNCATGPAEMSEHLRHLARYAHTGLACMPNAGLPELTSDGAHYPLTPQQLADAHDLFTAEYGLALVGGCCGTTPEHLRQVVERVGGRELTPRRPQDEPGAASLYQHVPFRQDTSYLAIGERTNANGSKAFREAMLEGRLDDCVEIARAQTRDGSHLLDLCVDYVGRDGTADMRELAARLATASTLPLVLDSTEPAVIEAGLECLGGRSVVNSVNYEDGDGPRSRIRTVMPIIQEHGAAVVALTIDEEGQARTAEWKLRVAERLIGQLTGEWGIRIGDIVVDTLTFPIATGQEETRRDGIETIEAIRELKRRYPQVQTTLGVSNVSFGLNPAARAVLNSVFLAECVAAGLDSAIVHSARILPVSRIPEEQRQVALDLVYDRRTPGYDPLTRFLELFEGVTSTTEDRAAALLGLPLFERLEQRIVDGERKGLEADLDEALEQKPALAIVNDTLLNGMRTVGELFGRGQMQLPFVLQSAEVMKAAVAHLEPHMERVEGDDGTKGTIVLATVKGDVHDIGKNLVDIILSNNGYSVVNLGIKQPISAILDAAEEHDADVIGMSGLLVKSTVVMKENLEEINQRGLSARWPVILGGAALTRAFVEDDLAELYAGEVRYARDAFEGLRLMDAVASVRTDPDKDLADVLPALRKRRVSRASAAGRDQADAGDDVRSDVATGNSVPAPPFWGTRVVRGLHLADYAAYLDERATFMGQWGLKGARGGQSYEELVETEGRPRLRMWLDRLHTESILEAAVVYGYFPAVSEGRDLVVLDPEDHRKELERFSFPRQRRDRRLCLADFFRPRESGEIDVVAFQLVTMGSGVAEATAKLFAANAYRDYLELHGLSVQLTEGLAEYWHARVRDELGFGAEDDPELGGILKQEYRGSRYSFGYPACPDLADRVKLVRLLRPERIGVDLSEELQLHPEQSTDALVVHHPEAKYFNAT